One genomic window of Microbacterium testaceum StLB037 includes the following:
- a CDS encoding aldehyde dehydrogenase family protein, translating to MSDPTPALVDPEVEASTAASTDADDAALLARVQAPEGQGREIPDAATREVIGRAPVHTVADVDAAVSRARAAQPAWDALGHEERSGLLMAAADRIEANAEALARLLSREQGKPLDGPNARFEVGACAAWLRTAAATELKPEVVVDDGEVYAELHYRALGVVAAVGPWNWPMMITVWQIAPALRMGNTVVVKPSEYTPLSVLALVDVITEGLPDDVLIAVSGDRDAGARLTAHPDVDKVMFTGSTATGRKIIESSAGNLARLTLELGGNDAGIVLPDVDPAAIAEGLFWGAFINTGQTCAALKRLYVHDDVYDAVVDALAGYAANVPMGRGLDEGTVLGPLQNKQQFDIVDRLVQEAKASGGRVVLGGEPATDLGELFYRTTIVADVTDGVALVDEEQFGPALPVIRYSDVEEAIASANGLDVGLGASVWSSDRDAARRVAARLQAGTVWINSHGGVHPMIPFGGVKGSGYGLEFGVEGLKALGVPQVING from the coding sequence ATGTCCGACCCCACCCCCGCCCTGGTCGATCCCGAGGTCGAGGCCTCCACCGCCGCGTCGACGGACGCCGACGACGCGGCCCTGCTCGCCCGCGTGCAGGCCCCCGAGGGACAGGGGCGGGAGATCCCGGATGCCGCCACGCGCGAGGTCATCGGACGGGCGCCCGTGCACACGGTCGCCGACGTCGACGCCGCCGTGTCCCGCGCCCGCGCGGCGCAGCCCGCGTGGGACGCCCTCGGGCACGAGGAGCGCAGCGGCCTGCTGATGGCGGCGGCCGACCGCATCGAAGCGAACGCCGAGGCGCTCGCGCGCCTGCTCTCGCGCGAGCAGGGGAAGCCGCTCGACGGCCCCAACGCGCGTTTCGAGGTGGGCGCATGCGCCGCGTGGCTGCGCACCGCCGCCGCCACCGAGCTGAAGCCGGAGGTCGTCGTCGACGACGGCGAGGTGTACGCCGAGCTGCACTACCGCGCGCTCGGGGTCGTCGCGGCGGTGGGACCGTGGAACTGGCCCATGATGATCACCGTCTGGCAGATCGCCCCCGCCCTGCGGATGGGCAACACGGTCGTGGTCAAGCCGAGCGAGTACACGCCGCTGAGCGTGCTCGCCCTCGTCGACGTGATCACCGAGGGGCTACCGGACGATGTGCTCATCGCCGTCTCGGGCGACCGGGATGCCGGGGCGAGGCTGACCGCCCACCCCGACGTCGACAAGGTCATGTTCACCGGCTCCACCGCCACCGGTCGGAAGATCATCGAGAGCTCGGCGGGCAACCTCGCCCGCCTGACCCTCGAGCTCGGCGGGAACGACGCAGGCATCGTGCTGCCCGACGTCGATCCCGCTGCGATCGCCGAGGGGCTGTTCTGGGGCGCGTTCATCAACACGGGCCAGACGTGCGCGGCGCTCAAGCGACTGTACGTGCACGACGACGTCTACGACGCCGTCGTCGACGCGCTCGCCGGGTACGCCGCGAACGTGCCGATGGGCCGCGGGCTCGACGAGGGCACGGTGCTCGGACCGCTGCAGAACAAGCAGCAGTTCGACATCGTCGACCGTCTCGTCCAGGAGGCCAAGGCCTCCGGCGGCCGCGTCGTGCTCGGCGGCGAGCCCGCCACCGACCTCGGCGAGCTGTTCTACCGCACGACGATCGTGGCCGACGTCACCGACGGCGTCGCCCTCGTCGACGAGGAGCAGTTCGGACCGGCGCTTCCCGTCATCCGGTACAGCGACGTGGAGGAGGCCATCGCGAGCGCGAACGGCCTCGACGTGGGCCTCGGGGCCTCGGTGTGGTCGAGCGACCGCGACGCGGCGCGCCGCGTCGCCGCGCGCCTCCAGGCCGGCACCGTGTGGATCAACTCGCACGGCGGCGTGCACCCGATGATCCCGTTCGGCGGGGTCAAGGGCTCGGGCTACGGCCTCGAGTTCGGCGTCGAGGGGCTCAAGGCCCTCGGCGTTCCGCAGGTCATCAACGGCTGA